One stretch of Terriglobia bacterium DNA includes these proteins:
- a CDS encoding nucleotidyltransferase family protein, protein MKAMVLAAGLGTRLRPLTDTRPKALVEIGGRTLLEINLERLRTFGVDDVIINVHHFADMMVEYLKAKDNFGMHLAVSREAELLDTGGGLKKAAWFFGDDAEPFVLHNVDVITSIDLRRMAEYHNEHAALATLAVQDRRTSRPLAFDQQLRLTGRGAGFAFSGIHVISPRLLPMLKEDGAFSIIDSYLRLASEGKKILGFRADEYEWRDVGKLDDLSAASDANSANRA, encoded by the coding sequence ATGAAAGCCATGGTCCTCGCCGCCGGTCTGGGCACGCGGCTGCGGCCGCTGACGGATACGCGGCCGAAAGCGCTCGTCGAAATCGGCGGCCGCACGCTGCTGGAGATCAATCTCGAGCGGCTGCGGACGTTTGGGGTCGATGACGTCATTATTAATGTTCATCACTTCGCCGACATGATGGTGGAGTACCTGAAAGCGAAGGACAATTTCGGGATGCACCTCGCAGTCTCCCGCGAAGCAGAACTCCTCGATACCGGTGGCGGTCTGAAGAAGGCGGCCTGGTTCTTCGGTGACGATGCGGAGCCGTTTGTTCTGCATAACGTCGACGTGATCACCTCGATCGATCTCCGAAGGATGGCTGAATATCACAACGAACACGCTGCTTTGGCCACACTCGCCGTTCAGGACCGGCGCACATCGCGGCCTCTCGCTTTCGATCAGCAACTGCGGCTGACCGGACGCGGAGCGGGATTCGCATTTTCGGGAATTCACGTGATCTCACCGCGCCTGCTCCCGATGCTAAAGGAAGATGGCGCGTTCTCGATCATCGATTCCTACCTCCGCCTGGCGTCCGAAGGAAAAAAGATTCTGGGTTTCCGCGCCGACGAATACGAATGGCGCGATGTCGGGAAGCTCGACGATTTGTCAGCTGCAAGTGACGCGAATTCCGCCAATCGGGCCTGA
- a CDS encoding carboxypeptidase-like regulatory domain-containing protein: MRGTRITAALAVCLLLAVSGLAQEGINAALSGTVSDNTGALVPGVEVTAKNLATGVASTTITNETGTFRFPSLQPGEYQASAALGGFQTQTFRLTLGTSQQIRQNFTLQVGNVAQAVEVTTAADALLTASTASVGTVLPANQVVDLPLVGHNVMDLVTSTMPGVTGNGQASTTFGGVTADASANVGISLDGVTMNTGRHTQGLKPTFFVTPDLVDEMRVVVAPVDVEGRGAAQIQVRARSGGNQFHGAVTWNIRNSALNAAAWNDNRLGNAPIWYNRHQTTESLGGPILKNKTFFFALYDRQDQLQKQSTDSLVLTPLARQGIFRFFPGVNNGNADTVANGSGATRTVAVVDRLGNPLSQAQVGATGPMQSFNVFGDALNPGDPFRKQMDPTGYIAKILNVMPMPNAYNGTLGDGLNTAVVRFTQRTVGVSPGGTGQFIDAYNRNQINLKIDHNFSSRHRLSGTWVREGHYSDNNDLSPWPNGYRGEIREDPRVRTLNFTSTLSPNLLNEARYAYRTTSLQWTPAIETPGVSSAAMGFLPQVNGYPVYVRPVLFPNTVIGSSADFGNTSPLTTYSDDMSWTHGAHAFKGGIEFRYAYTSGYQPTPVTTPTLGLIPTVTGGAGGVPVAGIQNVPNLLTNNITVAQNLLLALAGSVGSVSERFETWEPTDTQFLDYKTSYHHPGQPSGTRGKIRENHQNEFNWFFKDDWKVKSNLTLNLGLRWDLFRVPDFRSGTGAFWTRGPVDGIAGWFGESGRNFNQAFHNGGQSLGGLTQIALIGKGSKYPDMGIWPSDKHNFSPAVGFAWSPAFGGKDKTTIRGGYQIAKLLPGNSLSWIDNDLGRLPGIEYSATDSGGSAYRDLTSLSFPLASPSSIPSVVTVPVTERSTAQSFFAPNYTSPYVQTFTFGFTRSLPSNLILDVKYLGTRGVKLHSSINYNEPDFQHNGLLDALNTTRAGGNAPLFDQMLNGLNLGTGIGVVGRDVTGSEALRRHSSFRANIANGNFDAVANTLNTTNIGVNVPAGQTVAGATLRSSGLFPENFIVSNPQFSTMEMRNNSDSSTYHSLQTQITMRQKHGITYQATWTWSRATGVTSITPDGGGTTETYRDFTNRHADYSVANFQQTHNFRGYATLELPFGPGKFVGGNTHGALARAIEGWQFGSIFNAFTGSPLNVVSTTTINRTGTPDLIGNFPRKGQVTWGNPFGNFFSQQFYGVPDPSCAKEPANLAQFCTNRALATDPNGQNIILQNAAPGQPGTLGLNPIYGPGSWDVDANIQKRIRIGESKNLAFRMDTQNVFNHPSPGAPNLNINSGTFGQISTKTGNRTLAGQIRFQF, encoded by the coding sequence ATGCGGGGAACGCGCATCACTGCTGCGTTGGCTGTTTGTTTGCTGTTGGCGGTTTCTGGTCTGGCGCAAGAAGGAATCAATGCGGCACTTAGTGGTACGGTGTCGGATAACACGGGGGCTTTGGTCCCCGGAGTCGAAGTAACGGCGAAAAACCTCGCCACCGGAGTGGCTTCGACCACGATCACCAATGAGACGGGAACCTTCCGCTTCCCAAGTCTCCAGCCCGGAGAGTACCAGGCGAGCGCGGCTCTCGGCGGTTTTCAAACTCAGACTTTTCGCTTAACACTTGGTACGTCACAACAGATCCGGCAGAACTTCACTCTGCAGGTAGGAAACGTGGCTCAGGCCGTTGAAGTGACGACTGCAGCCGACGCGCTGCTGACGGCGTCGACGGCATCGGTCGGAACGGTGCTGCCGGCGAATCAGGTCGTGGACCTGCCGCTGGTCGGACATAACGTCATGGATCTGGTCACCAGCACGATGCCTGGTGTGACCGGCAACGGCCAGGCCAGTACGACGTTTGGCGGCGTTACCGCGGATGCCTCCGCCAATGTCGGCATCTCGCTCGACGGCGTTACGATGAACACCGGCAGACACACGCAGGGCCTCAAGCCCACGTTCTTTGTCACGCCGGATCTGGTGGACGAGATGCGCGTCGTTGTGGCGCCCGTCGACGTCGAAGGCAGAGGCGCCGCGCAGATCCAGGTGCGCGCCAGAAGCGGCGGCAATCAGTTTCACGGCGCGGTGACATGGAACATTCGGAACTCCGCACTGAATGCCGCAGCATGGAACGACAACCGCCTCGGCAATGCTCCGATCTGGTACAACCGGCATCAGACCACCGAAAGTCTCGGCGGACCGATTCTGAAGAACAAAACGTTCTTCTTCGCTCTATATGACCGGCAGGACCAGCTGCAAAAGCAGAGCACCGATTCCCTCGTCCTGACGCCTTTGGCGCGGCAAGGCATCTTCCGGTTCTTTCCCGGCGTGAACAACGGCAATGCCGACACGGTAGCGAACGGATCGGGTGCTACCCGCACGGTTGCGGTTGTGGACAGACTCGGCAACCCGCTGAGTCAGGCGCAGGTCGGAGCCACAGGCCCGATGCAAAGCTTCAACGTGTTCGGTGACGCTCTGAATCCCGGCGATCCTTTCCGGAAACAAATGGATCCCACGGGCTACATCGCGAAAATTCTGAATGTGATGCCGATGCCGAACGCATACAACGGAACACTCGGCGATGGCTTGAACACCGCCGTCGTCCGCTTCACACAACGAACGGTTGGAGTCTCGCCGGGAGGCACCGGCCAGTTCATCGATGCCTACAATCGCAATCAGATCAATCTCAAGATCGATCACAATTTCAGCTCCAGGCATCGCTTGAGCGGCACCTGGGTCAGGGAAGGCCACTACAGCGATAACAACGATCTGTCGCCCTGGCCCAACGGGTACCGGGGCGAAATCCGCGAAGATCCCAGAGTGCGCACGTTGAACTTCACGTCGACGCTGTCGCCGAATCTTCTCAATGAAGCACGCTATGCCTACCGCACCACGTCCCTGCAATGGACTCCCGCCATCGAAACTCCGGGAGTATCAAGTGCGGCTATGGGGTTCTTGCCGCAGGTTAACGGCTATCCCGTGTACGTCCGTCCGGTCCTCTTTCCCAATACCGTGATCGGGTCGAGCGCCGATTTCGGAAACACCAGCCCTCTGACGACCTATTCGGACGACATGAGCTGGACGCACGGCGCGCATGCCTTCAAAGGCGGCATCGAATTCCGTTATGCCTATACCTCCGGATATCAGCCGACGCCCGTCACCACTCCAACGCTGGGCTTGATTCCGACGGTCACCGGCGGTGCCGGAGGAGTCCCGGTTGCAGGTATCCAAAATGTCCCGAACCTGCTGACCAACAACATCACGGTGGCGCAGAATCTGTTGTTGGCGCTTGCCGGATCGGTCGGCAGTGTTTCAGAGCGATTCGAAACCTGGGAACCTACGGACACGCAATTCCTCGATTACAAGACGTCGTACCATCATCCGGGACAGCCGTCCGGAACCCGCGGGAAAATCCGGGAGAACCATCAAAACGAATTTAACTGGTTCTTCAAGGATGACTGGAAGGTCAAATCGAATCTCACGCTGAACCTTGGCCTGCGATGGGACCTGTTCCGCGTGCCCGACTTCCGGAGCGGTACGGGAGCGTTCTGGACGCGCGGGCCGGTCGACGGCATTGCCGGATGGTTCGGCGAGTCCGGACGCAACTTCAACCAGGCCTTCCACAACGGCGGCCAGTCGCTGGGCGGCTTGACTCAAATCGCTTTGATCGGCAAAGGTTCCAAATATCCGGACATGGGAATCTGGCCGAGCGACAAGCACAATTTCTCGCCCGCAGTCGGGTTCGCCTGGTCGCCGGCTTTCGGAGGAAAGGACAAGACGACGATTCGCGGAGGTTACCAGATTGCGAAACTGCTGCCCGGCAACAGTCTGTCGTGGATCGACAATGATCTCGGGCGTCTGCCCGGAATCGAATACAGCGCGACAGATTCGGGAGGCTCGGCGTATAGAGACCTGACGAGTCTCAGTTTCCCGTTGGCCTCCCCATCGAGCATTCCTTCGGTCGTGACGGTTCCGGTGACGGAGCGTTCGACGGCCCAATCGTTCTTTGCCCCGAACTACACGTCGCCCTACGTGCAGACCTTCACATTCGGATTCACCAGATCGTTGCCGTCGAACCTGATATTGGACGTGAAATACCTCGGCACCCGGGGTGTGAAGCTCCATTCGTCGATCAATTACAACGAGCCGGATTTCCAGCACAACGGTTTGCTGGATGCCTTGAACACGACGCGCGCCGGAGGCAACGCGCCGCTGTTCGATCAGATGTTGAATGGCTTGAACCTTGGAACCGGTATCGGCGTTGTCGGCCGCGACGTGACGGGGTCGGAGGCGCTCCGGCGGCACTCCTCGTTCCGCGCGAACATCGCCAACGGCAATTTCGACGCTGTCGCGAATACCCTGAACACCACAAACATCGGCGTCAACGTTCCTGCCGGCCAGACCGTTGCTGGCGCGACCCTGCGCTCCAGCGGTCTGTTCCCGGAAAACTTCATCGTCTCCAACCCTCAGTTTTCGACGATGGAGATGCGGAACAACTCCGATAGCTCCACCTACCACTCGCTGCAAACGCAAATCACCATGCGGCAGAAGCACGGAATCACCTACCAGGCCACCTGGACATGGAGCCGTGCCACCGGTGTGACGTCGATCACGCCCGATGGCGGCGGCACCACGGAAACCTATCGGGACTTCACCAACCGCCACGCCGACTACAGCGTCGCGAACTTCCAGCAGACGCATAACTTCCGGGGCTACGCCACACTCGAACTTCCGTTCGGCCCGGGCAAATTCGTCGGCGGAAACACCCATGGCGCTCTGGCCCGCGCAATCGAGGGCTGGCAATTCGGATCGATTTTCAATGCGTTCACGGGATCGCCATTGAACGTTGTTTCCACGACGACCATCAACCGGACCGGAACGCCGGACCTTATCGGAAACTTCCCCCGCAAGGGACAGGTGACCTGGGGCAATCCG